Proteins from a single region of Lysinibacillus sp. JNUCC-52:
- a CDS encoding PepSY domain-containing protein, which translates to MVMPSYNQRITPQQAMQIAVQRVPGQIIHYGMDMENGTLVYEIFILTAQNKIYEVEVNAKTGVVRKIEEENDYD; encoded by the coding sequence ATGGTAATGCCTTCATATAATCAGAGAATTACTCCCCAACAGGCAATGCAGATTGCTGTGCAAAGAGTACCTGGCCAGATCATTCATTATGGTATGGATATGGAAAACGGCACTTTAGTGTATGAAATATTCATTTTAACTGCTCAAAATAAGATTTATGAAGTAGAAGTAAATGCAAAGACAGGTGTAGTTCGAAAAATTGAAGAAGAGAATGATTATGATTAA